From Bacillus pumilus, one genomic window encodes:
- the prfB gene encoding peptide chain release factor 2 (programmed frameshift), producing MELVEIRQELENMASRLADFRGSLDLETKEAKIAELEATMSEADFWNDQQKAQGVINEANALKDNVNAYHELSESHEELQMTHDLLKEDYDEELHAELEKELKNLTKQFNEFELQLLLSEPYDKNNAILELHPGAGGTESQDWGSMLLRMYTRWAERRGFKVETLDYLPGDEAGIKSVTLLIKGHNAYGYLKAEKGVHRLVRISPFDSSGRRHTSFVSCDVMPEFNEEIDIDIRTEDIKVDTYRASGAGGQHVNTTDSAVRITHIPTNVVVTCQTERSQIKNRERAMKMLKSKLYQRRIEEQQAELDEIRGEQKEIGWGSQIRSYVFHPYSLVKDHRTNTEMGNVQAVMDGDLDSFIDAYLRSKLS from the exons ATGGAATTAGTAGAAATTAGACAAGAGCTTGAAAATATGGCTAGCAGGCTAGCTGATTTTAGGGGGTCTCTT GACCTCGAAACAAAAGAAGCCAAAATTGCAGAACTCGAAGCGACAATGTCAGAAGCTGATTTTTGGAATGATCAGCAAAAGGCACAAGGCGTCATCAATGAAGCCAATGCACTAAAGGATAATGTGAATGCATACCATGAGCTCAGTGAATCTCATGAAGAGCTGCAAATGACACATGACCTATTAAAGGAAGATTATGACGAGGAGCTTCATGCAGAGCTTGAAAAAGAGCTGAAGAACTTAACCAAGCAGTTTAACGAGTTTGAGCTGCAGCTTCTCTTAAGTGAACCATATGATAAAAACAATGCCATTCTTGAGCTTCACCCTGGTGCAGGCGGTACTGAATCACAGGACTGGGGTTCTATGCTTCTGAGAATGTATACTCGCTGGGCAGAGCGCAGAGGCTTTAAGGTTGAAACGCTTGATTATCTTCCTGGTGATGAAGCAGGAATTAAATCTGTGACATTGCTCATCAAAGGGCATAACGCATACGGGTACTTAAAAGCAGAAAAAGGTGTCCATCGTTTGGTTCGTATTTCTCCTTTTGATTCATCTGGCCGCAGGCATACGTCCTTCGTTTCCTGTGATGTCATGCCAGAGTTCAATGAAGAAATTGATATTGATATTCGGACAGAAGATATCAAGGTAGATACGTATCGTGCAAGCGGCGCAGGTGGACAGCACGTCAATACGACTGACTCTGCCGTTCGTATCACACACATACCAACCAATGTTGTGGTCACATGCCAAACAGAAAGGTCACAAATCAAAAACAGAGAACGTGCGATGAAAATGCTGAAATCGAAACTTTATCAAAGACGGATCGAAGAACAGCAGGCTGAATTGGATGAAATTAGAGGAGAGCAGAAAGAAATTGGCTGGGGAAGCCAAATTCGCTCTTATGTATTCCATCCGTATTCTCTTGTGAAAGACCATCGAACCAATACGGAGATGGGAAATGTTCAAGCGGTCATGGATGGAGATTTAGATTCATTTATCGATGCTTACTTACGTTCGAAATTATCATAA
- a CDS encoding alpha/beta family hydrolase codes for MKKILKITGMTLLALIILAFGAFYTWSRFTYGPSAALKKQVNIEQVEHKNDVYTFASAKSDTGIILYPGAKVEPLSYANIGNELMKKGYSVFIPDMPFSFAIFNTNKAHDIMKVHQTIKHWYIGGHSLGGTAAAMFAEKNQRKLDGLFFLASYPASDNLKSSSLNVLSISGEKDGLATQEKIKKSKTNLPSQTVYHEIKGGNHAQFGMYGKQKGDQPADIPALTQQKDIIQTMLEWLKPAKKLP; via the coding sequence ATGAAGAAAATACTGAAGATAACAGGCATGACATTACTTGCACTGATCATCTTGGCTTTTGGTGCTTTCTATACATGGAGCCGCTTTACATACGGACCATCCGCCGCATTAAAAAAGCAAGTGAACATCGAGCAAGTGGAACATAAAAACGATGTGTATACATTTGCATCAGCAAAAAGCGATACTGGTATTATTCTCTATCCCGGGGCAAAGGTAGAACCACTTTCGTACGCCAATATCGGGAATGAACTGATGAAAAAAGGTTATTCTGTCTTTATCCCTGACATGCCATTTTCGTTTGCTATTTTTAATACAAACAAAGCACACGATATTATGAAAGTTCATCAAACGATCAAACACTGGTATATTGGCGGTCATTCACTAGGCGGAACAGCTGCCGCTATGTTTGCAGAAAAAAACCAGCGCAAGCTCGACGGTCTCTTTTTCCTTGCGTCTTATCCAGCATCAGATAACTTGAAATCATCGTCCTTGAACGTACTCTCTATATCAGGTGAAAAGGATGGGCTTGCGACACAAGAGAAAATCAAGAAATCGAAAACAAATCTGCCGTCTCAAACCGTTTACCATGAAATAAAAGGCGGGAACCATGCTCAGTTTGGCATGTACGGCAAACAAAAAGGTGATCAGCCTGCGGACATTCCAGCCCTCACGCAGCAAAAGGATATCATTCAGACCATGCTTGAATGGCTAAAACCAGCAAAAAAGCTCCCGTAA
- a CDS encoding M3 family oligoendopeptidase — protein MGLTPLQETWDLDAFFKGGSSSPEFKTYLQHIQQLLNELRQKVDAFSKEDTHIESRLTSVFDTYETTYKKLSQAGSFVSCLQSQNTKDMKAGSLRGTIAKLEADLGTILALFDQALAAISPSKWEDLMNSEAFSDVRYILNERRERVKDQLPVEQETLIQKLAVDGYHAWDELYSSLVNKIMIPFEQDGVTQMISVGQAENAMDDSDREVRKAVYHNLEHAWTQDEHLFASTLNHLAGFRLQVYEARGWDHILKEPLDICRMKQETLDAMWSVIDEHKQPFIDYLHRKADMLGVDKLSWFDVGAPIGSETKIYPYQEAAAFIVKHFAGFGEELAAFTEKAFNERWVEAEDRPNKRVGGFCTNFPDSGESRIFMTFSGSPSNVATLAHELGHSFHQEVMQDVRILNRKYAMNVAETASTFAEMIVADASLKEAANEEERLSLLEDKLQRSVAFFMNIQSRFLFEQRFYEERKQGEVPADRLNELMVEAQKEAFGDSLDEYHPHFWASKLHFHITGVPFYNFPYTFGYMFSLGIYSKALQAGTSFEEKYIALLKDTASMTVEDLAYKHLGVDLTQKDFWEEAIGLAVADAEEFLEATKK, from the coding sequence TTGGGATTAACACCATTACAAGAGACGTGGGATTTAGATGCCTTTTTTAAAGGAGGCAGTTCTTCACCAGAATTTAAAACATACCTGCAACACATTCAGCAGCTATTAAATGAATTACGACAAAAGGTCGATGCCTTTTCAAAAGAAGATACACACATTGAAAGCAGGTTAACGTCTGTCTTTGACACGTATGAAACGACATATAAAAAACTGTCTCAAGCAGGTTCATTTGTTTCCTGTCTTCAATCTCAAAATACAAAGGATATGAAGGCTGGCAGTCTTCGAGGTACGATTGCCAAGCTGGAAGCTGATTTAGGTACCATTCTTGCGCTGTTTGATCAAGCGCTTGCTGCCATCTCTCCTAGCAAATGGGAAGATCTCATGAATTCAGAAGCCTTTTCAGATGTGCGCTACATATTAAATGAACGAAGAGAGCGCGTGAAGGATCAATTGCCTGTTGAACAAGAAACATTGATACAAAAATTAGCTGTAGATGGCTACCATGCGTGGGATGAGCTTTATTCTAGCTTGGTGAATAAGATTATGATTCCATTTGAACAAGATGGTGTAACGCAGATGATCTCTGTCGGCCAAGCGGAAAATGCGATGGATGATTCAGATCGTGAAGTCAGAAAGGCCGTATATCATAACTTAGAGCACGCATGGACGCAGGATGAACATCTATTTGCAAGCACCCTAAACCATCTGGCAGGTTTTCGTTTACAAGTATATGAAGCAAGAGGCTGGGATCATATTTTAAAAGAGCCGCTTGATATTTGCCGCATGAAACAAGAAACCCTTGATGCAATGTGGTCTGTGATTGATGAACATAAGCAGCCATTCATTGACTACTTACATCGAAAAGCTGACATGCTTGGAGTGGATAAGCTAAGCTGGTTTGATGTTGGGGCTCCTATTGGCAGTGAGACCAAGATCTATCCGTATCAAGAAGCAGCTGCTTTTATTGTGAAACATTTCGCTGGATTTGGAGAAGAGCTTGCTGCCTTTACAGAAAAAGCCTTTAATGAACGCTGGGTAGAAGCTGAAGATCGTCCAAACAAACGAGTAGGCGGATTTTGTACAAATTTCCCTGACAGCGGGGAGTCACGCATTTTTATGACCTTCTCAGGAAGTCCATCCAATGTGGCGACACTCGCGCATGAGCTTGGTCATTCGTTCCATCAGGAAGTGATGCAGGATGTTCGCATTCTTAATCGCAAATATGCGATGAATGTAGCTGAAACGGCGTCGACATTCGCAGAAATGATTGTGGCTGATGCTTCATTAAAAGAAGCGGCAAATGAAGAGGAGCGTCTCAGCTTGTTAGAGGATAAGCTGCAGCGGAGTGTAGCATTTTTCATGAATATTCAATCTCGTTTCTTATTTGAACAGCGTTTTTATGAAGAGCGTAAACAAGGAGAAGTGCCGGCGGATCGGTTGAATGAGCTGATGGTAGAAGCGCAGAAGGAAGCCTTCGGTGACTCTTTAGATGAATACCATCCACATTTCTGGGCGTCTAAGCTGCATTTCCATATCACAGGTGTACCGTTTTATAATTTCCCATACACATTTGGCTACATGTTCTCGCTAGGGATTTATTCAAAAGCCTTGCAGGCTGGTACTTCGTTTGAAGAGAAGTACATTGCATTACTAAAGGATACAGCTTCAATGACAGTAGAAGATTTGGCCTATAAGCACTTAGGCGTCGATCTTACCCAAAAAGACTTTTGGGAGGAAGCCATTGGTTTAGCTGTAGCAGACGCTGAAGAGTTTTTAGAAGCGACGAAAAAGTAA
- the secA gene encoding preprotein translocase subunit SecA, translating into MLGILNKVFDPTKRTISKYEKKANEIEALAQDFEKLSDEALRNKTIEFKEKLEKGQSVDNLLVEAFATVREASRRVTGMYPFKVQLMGGIALHEGNISEMKTGEGKTLTSTMPVYLNALSGKGVHIVTVNEYLASRDAEEMGKIFEFLGLTVGLNLNSLDKDEKREAYAADITYSTNNELGFDYLRDNMVLYKEQMVQRPLHYAVIDEVDSILIDEARTPLIISGQAAKSTKLYVQANAFVRTLKIEDDFTYDIKTKSVQLTESGMTKAEKAFGIENLFDVKHVALNHHIAQALKAHVAMQKDVDYVVEEGQVVIVDSFTGRLMKGRRYSEGLHQAIEAKEGLEVQNESMTLATITFQNYFRMYEKLSGMTGTAKTEEEEFRNIYNMQVVTIPTNQPVVRDDRPDLIYRTMEGKFKAVAEDVAQRYMTGQPVLVGTVAVETSELISKLLKNKGIPHQVLNAKNHEREAQIIEEAGQKGAVTIATNMAGRGTDIKLGEGVKELGGLAVIGTERHESRRIDNQLRGRSGRQGDPGITQFYLSMEDELMRRFGAERTMAMLDRFGMDDSTPIQSKMVSKAVESSQKRVEGNNFDSRKQLLQYDDVLRQQREVIYKQRFEVIDSDNLKSIVINMIQSSIERAVGSYTPKEELPEEWKLDGLVELINTNYLDEGAISVKDIYGKEADEITSFIMDRIKEKYDAKEETYGDEQMREFEKVIVLRAVDSKWMDHIDAMDQLRQGIHLRAYAQTNPLREYQMEGFAMFEHMVASIEDDVAKYVLKSEIQNNLEREEVVQGQTTAHQPQEGDEEKTVKKKPVRKVVDIGRNSPCHCGSGKKYKNCHGKTE; encoded by the coding sequence ATGCTTGGAATCTTAAACAAAGTGTTTGATCCTACGAAACGTACGATCAGCAAATATGAAAAAAAAGCAAATGAAATCGAAGCTCTCGCACAAGATTTCGAGAAATTATCTGACGAGGCTTTACGAAATAAAACGATTGAATTTAAAGAAAAACTTGAAAAAGGACAATCCGTGGATAACCTGTTGGTTGAAGCATTTGCAACGGTTCGCGAGGCATCACGCCGCGTGACAGGAATGTACCCGTTTAAGGTGCAGCTCATGGGGGGGATCGCGCTTCATGAAGGCAACATCTCTGAGATGAAAACAGGTGAAGGTAAAACGTTGACATCAACAATGCCTGTTTATTTAAATGCTCTTTCTGGAAAAGGCGTCCACATTGTGACAGTCAACGAATATTTGGCAAGCCGTGATGCAGAGGAAATGGGCAAGATTTTTGAATTTCTTGGCTTAACGGTTGGCTTAAACTTAAACAGCTTAGACAAAGATGAAAAAAGAGAAGCGTATGCCGCTGATATCACGTATTCAACAAACAATGAACTGGGCTTTGACTATTTACGAGATAACATGGTGCTTTACAAAGAGCAAATGGTTCAAAGACCGCTTCATTATGCCGTGATCGATGAGGTTGACTCCATCTTAATTGATGAAGCGAGAACACCTCTTATCATTTCTGGACAAGCTGCGAAATCTACAAAGCTTTACGTACAAGCCAATGCATTTGTTCGTACATTAAAAATAGAAGATGATTTCACATATGATATTAAAACAAAAAGTGTACAGCTGACAGAAAGCGGAATGACGAAGGCGGAAAAAGCATTCGGCATCGAGAACTTATTTGATGTTAAGCATGTTGCGCTGAACCATCACATCGCTCAGGCGCTGAAGGCACATGTTGCGATGCAAAAAGATGTGGATTATGTCGTTGAAGAAGGCCAAGTCGTTATTGTTGACTCTTTCACAGGACGTTTAATGAAAGGACGCCGTTATAGTGAAGGTCTGCATCAAGCTATTGAGGCAAAAGAAGGTCTCGAAGTGCAGAACGAAAGTATGACCCTTGCAACGATTACGTTCCAGAACTACTTCCGTATGTATGAAAAGCTATCTGGTATGACTGGTACAGCGAAAACGGAAGAAGAAGAATTCCGTAACATTTACAACATGCAGGTTGTGACAATTCCGACCAATCAACCAGTGGTTCGTGATGACAGACCTGATTTAATTTACCGCACAATGGAAGGTAAATTTAAAGCAGTGGCTGAGGATGTTGCGCAGCGCTATATGACAGGGCAGCCAGTTCTTGTCGGAACAGTAGCGGTTGAGACATCTGAGCTTATTTCTAAGCTGCTTAAAAATAAAGGGATTCCTCATCAAGTGTTAAATGCGAAAAACCATGAGCGTGAGGCACAAATTATTGAAGAGGCTGGTCAAAAAGGAGCCGTCACCATTGCGACAAACATGGCAGGTCGTGGTACGGACATCAAGCTTGGCGAAGGCGTCAAAGAGCTTGGCGGTCTAGCTGTAATTGGGACAGAGCGTCATGAATCACGACGTATTGATAACCAGCTTCGCGGACGTTCTGGTCGTCAAGGAGACCCAGGGATTACTCAATTCTATCTCTCCATGGAAGATGAATTGATGCGCCGATTTGGTGCAGAGCGCACGATGGCGATGCTTGACCGCTTTGGCATGGATGACTCTACACCTATCCAAAGTAAAATGGTGTCTAAAGCCGTTGAATCATCTCAAAAACGCGTCGAGGGGAACAACTTTGATTCCCGTAAACAGCTTCTGCAATATGACGATGTACTTCGTCAGCAGCGTGAAGTGATTTACAAACAACGCTTTGAAGTCATCGATTCTGATAACTTAAAATCGATTGTCATCAATATGATTCAATCTTCAATTGAGCGGGCTGTTGGTTCTTATACGCCGAAAGAAGAGCTTCCTGAAGAATGGAAACTAGATGGGCTTGTTGAATTAATCAACACGAACTATTTAGATGAAGGAGCTATTTCGGTCAAAGATATTTATGGCAAAGAAGCAGATGAAATCACCTCCTTCATCATGGATCGTATTAAAGAAAAATACGATGCAAAAGAAGAAACATATGGCGATGAACAAATGCGAGAATTTGAAAAAGTCATCGTTCTTCGTGCGGTGGATTCAAAGTGGATGGATCATATCGATGCAATGGATCAGCTGCGCCAAGGGATTCATTTACGCGCGTATGCACAAACGAATCCGCTTCGTGAGTATCAAATGGAAGGATTTGCGATGTTTGAGCATATGGTTGCTTCAATCGAAGATGATGTAGCCAAATATGTCTTAAAATCAGAAATCCAAAACAACCTAGAACGTGAAGAAGTCGTTCAAGGTCAAACAACAGCTCATCAGCCTCAAGAGGGTGATGAGGAGAAGACAGTGAAAAAGAAGCCGGTACGTAAAGTCGTAGACATTGGACGAAACTCACCATGTCACTGCGGTAGCGGCAAGAAATATAAAAATTGTCATGGGAAGACAGAATAA